The following coding sequences lie in one Antricoccus suffuscus genomic window:
- a CDS encoding MFS transporter, translating into MAVLASLICSYEAAIAPAVPLLLPDLHMDLVTYGLITASALVVGALAGMVAGPLSDKLGRVRILIPLMGLTSILAFTMTLVDTPTHLVIVRCVLALVEGMAITTTAPLVRDYSPRMGRAQAFGFWAWGPVGANFISAGIASLTLPMFNNAWQSQFIIIGTLSLIASVVIALNIADLSPRLRAEVLETEKVVIENAEGAPPAKFSTLLTNPMVWAHVIGISAFLLLYLTVTGFGQLIITTTFHKSAAEASFIMAMFWVLNLTTLFLAGRWSDTLQLRRIFSLVFSVLSLVVMIYFATLLGDPNTSTVTLAITGAILGGAMGAAYSPWMANYSENSEDLDPRLQGLTWGIFYLVVRLASVALTIIAPIIVKQTGSWQTWIIVCVVGVAVFIVLMPFYKGPWTRAQLAATQAPVGDISSREDPVVTKR; encoded by the coding sequence ATGGCCGTTCTGGCGAGCCTCATCTGCTCTTACGAGGCGGCGATCGCACCGGCCGTACCGCTGCTGCTACCCGATCTGCACATGGACCTGGTGACCTACGGCCTCATCACCGCATCCGCGCTGGTCGTCGGGGCGCTGGCGGGCATGGTCGCGGGTCCGCTCTCGGACAAGCTCGGACGGGTGCGCATCCTCATCCCGTTGATGGGGCTGACCTCCATACTGGCCTTCACGATGACCCTCGTCGACACGCCGACCCACCTGGTCATTGTGCGCTGTGTGCTGGCGCTGGTCGAAGGCATGGCAATCACGACCACCGCGCCATTGGTGCGTGACTACTCGCCGCGGATGGGACGCGCGCAAGCGTTCGGATTCTGGGCGTGGGGTCCTGTCGGCGCCAACTTCATTTCCGCCGGGATCGCGTCGCTCACCTTGCCAATGTTCAACAACGCTTGGCAATCGCAGTTCATCATCATTGGCACACTTTCGCTCATCGCCTCCGTGGTGATCGCGCTCAACATCGCCGATCTCTCTCCGCGCCTGCGGGCGGAGGTCCTGGAAACCGAGAAGGTGGTCATTGAGAACGCCGAGGGCGCACCCCCGGCTAAGTTCTCCACGCTCCTGACCAATCCCATGGTCTGGGCACACGTCATTGGAATATCGGCGTTCCTGCTGCTCTACCTCACCGTCACCGGCTTCGGGCAGCTCATCATTACCACGACATTCCACAAATCAGCGGCCGAAGCATCGTTCATCATGGCCATGTTCTGGGTACTGAATCTGACCACACTTTTCCTGGCCGGTCGGTGGTCGGACACCTTGCAGCTGCGGCGGATATTCAGCCTCGTCTTCTCAGTGCTGTCTCTGGTGGTGATGATCTACTTTGCGACGCTGCTTGGCGATCCGAACACGTCGACCGTCACGCTCGCCATTACGGGCGCGATTCTCGGTGGCGCGATGGGTGCGGCGTACAGCCCATGGATGGCCAACTACTCAGAGAACTCCGAAGACCTCGATCCGCGTCTGCAAGGCTTGACGTGGGGCATCTTCTACCTCGTCGTTCGGTTGGCGTCGGTCGCCCTCACGATCATCGCGCCGATCATCGTCAAGCAGACCGGCTCCTGGCAGACCTGGATCATCGTCTGCGTCGTTGGCGTGGCCGTGTTCATCGTATTGATGCCCTTCTACAAGGGTCCGTGGACTCGTGCCCAGCTGGCGGCTACCCAGGCGCCCGTTGGCGATATCTCAAGCCGCGAGGATCCTGTGGTTACCAAGAGGTAA
- a CDS encoding LLM class F420-dependent oxidoreductase, protein MRIGVSYSSATDFPSIISEVVAFENAGIDAVWLGESYGYDAISALGALAQATSRIQVGPGIIPLYTRTPALIAQTAAGLDAISGGRAALGLGASGPAVIEGWHGVPYDAPVARTREIIEICRAVWRRQRLENHGRYEIPLVNEKSPRRPLKLIAKPPREQIPVYIAALGGRNVALTAEVADGWIPTFFWPDKCQQVWGSALAEGKSKRSADLGTMQIVTAAHLAIGDDVAAYVDDQRPFVAHYVGGMGPRGQNFYNDLAVSYGFPAEAAKIQDLYLDGQKTAAEEAVPRELLEGISLVGTEALVRERLSVYAAAGVTMINVKPAGASVEEKCAHIRKLRRILDSL, encoded by the coding sequence ATGCGTATCGGAGTGAGCTACTCGTCCGCGACGGACTTTCCATCGATCATCAGTGAGGTCGTTGCTTTTGAGAACGCCGGAATCGACGCCGTCTGGCTCGGTGAGTCTTATGGGTACGACGCGATCTCCGCGCTCGGCGCACTCGCGCAAGCGACCTCCCGGATCCAGGTGGGGCCAGGGATTATTCCGCTGTACACCCGGACTCCGGCCTTGATTGCGCAGACCGCTGCCGGCCTCGACGCGATCTCGGGAGGCCGCGCGGCGCTTGGCCTCGGCGCCTCCGGGCCGGCTGTGATCGAGGGTTGGCACGGCGTACCGTACGACGCACCGGTAGCCCGCACTCGCGAGATCATCGAGATCTGCCGGGCAGTCTGGCGGCGCCAGCGGCTCGAGAACCACGGTCGATACGAGATTCCGTTGGTCAACGAGAAGTCTCCTCGGCGTCCGCTCAAGCTCATCGCGAAGCCTCCGCGCGAGCAGATTCCTGTCTATATCGCCGCGCTTGGCGGTCGCAATGTCGCGCTCACGGCAGAGGTCGCGGACGGCTGGATACCGACGTTCTTCTGGCCGGACAAGTGCCAGCAGGTGTGGGGAAGTGCCTTGGCCGAAGGGAAGTCGAAGCGATCCGCCGACCTCGGGACGATGCAGATCGTGACGGCTGCGCATCTCGCCATTGGAGACGACGTCGCGGCGTACGTCGATGATCAACGTCCGTTCGTCGCGCACTACGTCGGTGGGATGGGACCTCGCGGCCAAAACTTCTACAACGATCTCGCGGTGTCCTATGGGTTCCCGGCCGAGGCGGCCAAGATTCAGGATCTTTATCTCGACGGTCAGAAGACGGCGGCAGAGGAGGCGGTGCCCCGCGAACTGCTGGAGGGGATTTCGCTCGTCGGTACCGAGGCGCTGGTGCGGGAACGACTCAGTGTGTACGCCGCGGCGGGTGTAACGATGATCAACGTAAAGCCTGCGGGGGCGTCAGTCGAAGAGAAGTGCGCCCATATTAGGAAACTCCGTCGAATTCTCGACTCCCTCTAG
- a CDS encoding NUDIX hydrolase family protein: MSHPTPQSDSPWLSTEEIDSARQRLPIMYVDAVPVRLDDLGEVTAVGLLLRVTSTGEINRSLVSGRVLYHERIRTALLRHLEKDLGPLALPRLPASPQPFTVAEYFPTPGVSPFFDPRQHAISLAYVVPVEGDCHPQQDALEFSWLTPQEARDPRMQAEIGGGQALLLLQALAHLGH; this comes from the coding sequence ATGTCGCATCCAACTCCGCAATCGGACAGCCCGTGGCTCAGCACCGAAGAGATCGATAGCGCGCGTCAGCGTTTACCGATCATGTACGTCGACGCGGTACCGGTCCGGCTCGACGACTTGGGGGAGGTGACCGCGGTCGGCCTGCTCCTACGGGTGACCAGCACCGGGGAGATCAACCGTTCACTCGTCTCCGGGCGGGTGCTCTATCACGAACGCATCCGCACAGCGCTTCTGCGGCATCTGGAGAAAGACCTCGGACCGCTCGCGCTGCCGCGGCTCCCCGCGTCCCCGCAGCCGTTCACGGTTGCCGAATACTTCCCAACGCCCGGGGTGTCACCATTCTTTGATCCGCGTCAGCACGCCATCTCGCTGGCATACGTCGTACCCGTGGAGGGTGACTGCCATCCGCAGCAGGATGCGCTCGAATTCAGCTGGCTGACGCCGCAGGAGGCTCGCGATCCGCGGATGCAGGCTGAAATCGGCGGCGGTCAGGCTCTATTGCTATTGCAGGCACTTGCACATCTTGGCCACTGA
- a CDS encoding oxygenase MpaB family protein: MNTDTVRTILAQALRSRVVGDDPSEAARNVWATPGPRWYAEDAVIRAVHQDAAMFIGGIRALLLQSLHPLAMAGVAGHSGYRGDPWGRLQRTSAFIAMTTFGPEPLAEELIAKVREIHRRVRGVSEDGRRYSANDPRLLMWIHLAEVDSFLTAYKKYGAGRITAAQCDEYVDEAALVAAKVGVIDPPRTYADVRRGLDAYRPQLHATREARDTARFLLIDPPLPLAARPGYAMLATAAVTSLPYWARRHFWIPRIPVAEPLVGRVAGQVATRAIRWAMSAPLPGQ, translated from the coding sequence GTGAACACCGACACAGTCCGCACGATTCTGGCTCAGGCACTGCGCAGCCGAGTGGTCGGCGACGACCCGAGCGAAGCGGCGCGCAACGTGTGGGCCACTCCAGGTCCGCGCTGGTACGCCGAGGACGCCGTCATCCGTGCAGTGCATCAGGACGCGGCCATGTTCATCGGCGGCATCCGGGCCCTGCTGCTGCAGTCGCTTCACCCGCTGGCGATGGCAGGGGTCGCCGGCCACTCAGGCTATCGGGGCGATCCGTGGGGCCGATTGCAGCGGACCAGTGCGTTTATCGCGATGACCACCTTCGGCCCCGAGCCGCTGGCGGAGGAGCTGATCGCGAAGGTACGCGAGATTCACCGTCGGGTTCGCGGGGTGAGCGAAGACGGCCGACGTTACAGCGCAAATGATCCTCGCCTGCTGATGTGGATCCATTTGGCCGAGGTCGACAGCTTCCTTACGGCGTACAAGAAGTACGGCGCAGGCAGAATCACCGCCGCCCAATGCGACGAGTACGTCGACGAGGCCGCGCTGGTCGCCGCGAAGGTCGGAGTCATCGACCCTCCTCGGACGTATGCCGACGTACGACGGGGCCTGGACGCCTACCGACCACAGCTTCACGCCACTCGCGAGGCACGCGACACGGCGCGTTTTCTGCTCATCGACCCGCCACTGCCCCTGGCAGCCCGACCTGGCTACGCGATGCTCGCGACCGCGGCCGTGACGTCGCTACCTTACTGGGCGCGCAGGCATTTCTGGATTCCACGCATACCGGTCGCCGAACCACTAGTGGGGCGAGTCGCCGGGCAGGTCGCGACGCGTGCCATCCGGTGGGCGATGTCCGCTCCGCTGCCCGGCCAGTAG
- a CDS encoding N-acyl homoserine lactonase family protein has translation MSGESTDEFEVYAMRYAHRESGVRAEHFYGFDDCQDQLSPMDFYVWAAISPSTTVIVDAGFTPQTAATRGGGREYLRTPMETLSGLGRAADTVEHLVITHLHYDHVGHIADFPRAEVLVQRAEYDFWSGPMADRGDYAHLSYKSDMDYLAGQLDAGRVRLLDGDTTVVPGITTHFLGGHTPGMQAVRVKTNKGYVALASDSSHFYENFQTDRPFAIVDHLPSMYLAFDKLRELASTEELIIPGHDPRVMERFPAASPELEGFAVRIA, from the coding sequence ATGAGTGGTGAGTCGACGGACGAGTTCGAGGTCTATGCGATGCGCTACGCGCACCGGGAGTCCGGCGTACGGGCGGAGCATTTCTATGGCTTCGATGATTGCCAGGATCAACTCTCACCGATGGACTTCTATGTGTGGGCGGCGATCTCTCCGTCGACGACGGTGATCGTGGATGCCGGCTTTACGCCGCAGACGGCGGCCACCCGAGGAGGCGGCCGGGAATACCTCCGTACGCCGATGGAGACCTTGTCCGGTCTCGGGCGCGCGGCCGACACCGTCGAGCATCTGGTCATCACGCACCTGCATTACGACCATGTCGGCCATATCGCGGACTTCCCGCGGGCCGAAGTCCTTGTCCAGCGGGCCGAGTATGACTTCTGGTCCGGGCCGATGGCCGATCGCGGCGACTACGCCCACCTGTCGTATAAGAGCGACATGGACTATCTCGCGGGTCAACTCGACGCCGGGCGGGTGCGGTTGCTCGACGGGGACACGACCGTCGTACCCGGGATTACCACCCACTTCCTCGGAGGGCACACGCCGGGCATGCAGGCCGTGCGGGTCAAGACCAACAAGGGTTACGTCGCGCTCGCGTCCGACTCGAGTCACTTCTACGAAAACTTCCAGACCGACCGGCCGTTTGCGATCGTCGACCACCTGCCTTCGATGTATCTCGCGTTCGACAAGCTTCGCGAGTTGGCCTCGACTGAAGAGCTGATTATTCCGGGTCACGACCCACGCGTCATGGAGCGCTTTCCCGCGGCGTCGCCGGAGCTCGAGGGGTTCGCGGTCCGCATCGCGTAA
- a CDS encoding alpha-ketoglutarate-dependent dioxygenase AlkB family protein, which produces MSALFDTGRREIAQGAVHVPGWLDLDQQRRLVEACREWARGPVPIRAAKLPGGHQMSVQTVCLGWHWAPYKYTRTADDAGGARVGEMPEWLARLGREALVAAYQDDATTYQPDVALVNFYDDKAKMGMHQDKDERSREPVVSLSVGNTCLFRFGNTENRSKPYTDVELASGDMFVFGGPSRLAFHGVPKTYPRTAPPECGLANGRLNITMRVTGMA; this is translated from the coding sequence ATGAGCGCGCTGTTTGATACCGGACGCAGGGAGATCGCCCAGGGCGCCGTTCACGTGCCCGGCTGGCTCGACCTCGATCAGCAGCGCCGTCTGGTCGAGGCATGCCGCGAGTGGGCCCGCGGCCCGGTCCCCATACGTGCCGCGAAACTGCCTGGCGGCCACCAGATGTCGGTGCAGACGGTGTGTCTGGGGTGGCACTGGGCGCCGTACAAATACACCCGGACCGCGGACGACGCCGGCGGCGCACGCGTCGGTGAGATGCCCGAGTGGCTCGCCCGACTCGGCCGCGAGGCCCTTGTCGCGGCCTACCAGGACGATGCGACGACGTACCAACCCGATGTCGCGCTGGTCAACTTCTACGACGACAAGGCGAAAATGGGAATGCACCAGGACAAGGACGAACGGTCTCGCGAGCCGGTCGTGTCGTTAAGCGTCGGCAATACGTGCCTCTTCCGGTTCGGCAACACCGAGAACCGCTCGAAGCCATACACCGACGTCGAGCTCGCCTCCGGAGACATGTTCGTCTTCGGCGGGCCGTCCCGGTTGGCGTTCCACGGCGTACCGAAGACCTATCCGCGAACCGCCCCTCCCGAGTGCGGCCTGGCCAACGGCCGACTCAACATCACGATGCGTGTCACTGGGATGGCCTAA
- a CDS encoding DNA-3-methyladenine glycosylase I: MTATVTGDDGLARPVWASVDPMLRDYYDHEWGMPVRDEHGLYERISLEAFQAGLSWATILRKRPAFRAAFANFDPDIVATYDEGDVERLMADAGIVRNNLKIRAAITNAKATIAMREEGGLVDFVWSFQPKETPTPASLEEIPTKSPESIALSKALRKKGFAFVGPTTMYALMEAIGIVDTHLVDSHRRGSSGVWPA, encoded by the coding sequence ATGACGGCAACTGTTACCGGTGACGACGGCCTGGCGCGGCCGGTGTGGGCGAGCGTCGACCCCATGCTTCGCGACTACTACGACCACGAATGGGGCATGCCGGTCCGCGACGAGCACGGACTCTACGAACGGATCAGTCTCGAGGCTTTCCAGGCCGGCCTGTCGTGGGCGACGATCCTGCGGAAGCGACCGGCGTTCCGCGCGGCGTTTGCAAACTTCGATCCCGACATCGTGGCGACGTACGACGAGGGCGACGTCGAGCGGTTGATGGCGGACGCCGGGATCGTCCGCAACAACCTCAAGATTCGGGCTGCGATCACCAACGCGAAGGCCACCATCGCGATGCGCGAAGAGGGCGGCCTCGTCGATTTCGTCTGGTCGTTCCAGCCCAAGGAGACGCCTACTCCGGCGTCGCTCGAGGAGATCCCGACCAAGTCGCCCGAGTCAATCGCACTGTCCAAGGCGCTGCGCAAGAAGGGCTTCGCGTTCGTGGGCCCGACGACGATGTACGCGCTCATGGAGGCAATCGGAATCGTCGACACCCATCTGGTCGACAGCCACCGCCGCGGCAGCTCCGGCGTCTGGCCTGCCTAG